A window of Halomonas sp. GFAJ-1 contains these coding sequences:
- a CDS encoding monovalent cation/H+ antiporter subunit A produces MPLLWIPLLTLVGTLVPLLTVSRGRLFCTAATAIVPITALALLLSHLPILLDDGTVSQQLSWIPLLGLDLALRVDGLTLLFGLLILGIGSLIIIYAGYYLSSSENDGRFFSYMMLFMTAMLGIVMADNLLLLWLFWELTSVASFLLIGFWGHRSDARRGARMALTVTGAGGLALLAGILLIGHEVGSFALPDVLAAGDQLRQASTYPVIMALVLLGAFTKSAQFPFHFWLPHAMAAPTPVSAYLHSSTMVKAGIFLLARLHPALGDTSLWSISLTLAGLATLVYGAWFALLERDLKGTLAFSTVSHLGLVVLLLGLDTPLAIVAALFHILNHALFKATLFMSAGIIDHETGTRDIRRLGGLWSLMPITGTLTLMAGAAMAGFPPFNGFLTKEMLLTKALATDLFGGLGSVIPLLVLVGATLSVAYSLRLVYCVFFAPSDNPPEESHTPHDPPKGMYLPGLMLACLCLLVGLFPMTLAAPLIRTASIAVQGDNTPLFVFALWHGINLPLLMSLFAILGGIILLWRHKNISSLASLLPTPSAPALFEKAVTRLIKASLWITLRLENGSLQRYQALLLLSALGMTALGLSQLDTLSGNIDMQPIDGLTLLGASVMMIGAIGSALAHRWRLVSLLMLSMVGLTVSLTFIRFSAPDLAMTQLSVEVASMILLILALFFLPQRPPRWVSSQRIVRDVLLAGSLGLVIAGLNYALLTREVLSISDYFLTNSVPGGGGTNVVNVILVDFRGFDTLGEITVLTLAGLATYKLLNRLRLFKPSGNLEGIRWSRHRYPMILEVVAQIILPLALLVSVYIFLRGHNQPGGGFIAGLITAIALLLQYIARGYEWTSRRLPLSYPVISVIGLVIAVLTGLGSWLFGYPFLTSSFGYFNIPLVGKTELATALLFDLGVYLAVVGATLMILVNLGSVTTAHRPTLKTTEQTASKEGNK; encoded by the coding sequence ATGCCGCTGCTATGGATACCACTGTTAACCCTGGTTGGCACGTTAGTGCCGTTACTAACCGTCTCTCGCGGACGATTGTTCTGCACCGCCGCGACAGCAATCGTTCCCATTACCGCCCTAGCCTTACTGCTTAGCCACCTGCCAATACTACTAGACGATGGTACGGTATCACAGCAGCTAAGCTGGATACCGTTGTTAGGACTAGACCTTGCCCTACGAGTTGATGGCCTAACCCTACTGTTTGGTCTGCTCATCTTGGGCATCGGCAGTTTAATCATCATTTACGCGGGCTATTACCTCTCTAGCAGCGAAAATGACGGGCGGTTCTTCTCTTACATGATGCTGTTCATGACCGCTATGCTCGGCATTGTCATGGCCGACAATTTGCTGCTTTTATGGCTGTTCTGGGAACTTACTAGCGTTGCCTCTTTTTTACTGATTGGTTTTTGGGGACACCGTAGTGATGCGCGGCGCGGAGCACGCATGGCCCTTACCGTCACTGGTGCTGGCGGTTTGGCATTGCTAGCCGGTATTTTGCTTATAGGCCATGAAGTAGGTAGTTTTGCGCTGCCCGACGTACTGGCCGCTGGCGATCAGTTGCGCCAAGCATCCACCTACCCTGTCATTATGGCCTTGGTATTACTGGGCGCCTTTACTAAATCGGCCCAGTTCCCCTTCCATTTTTGGTTACCCCACGCCATGGCCGCGCCCACCCCGGTGTCCGCCTACCTGCACTCATCCACCATGGTAAAAGCAGGGATTTTTCTTCTCGCTCGGCTACATCCAGCATTAGGCGACACATCATTATGGTCGATCAGTCTAACACTAGCAGGCTTGGCTACGCTCGTGTACGGCGCTTGGTTCGCCTTATTAGAGCGTGATTTAAAAGGCACTTTAGCCTTTTCAACGGTAAGCCACCTTGGATTAGTGGTGCTACTGCTTGGCTTGGATACACCGCTGGCGATTGTCGCAGCCCTTTTTCATATTCTTAACCATGCGCTGTTTAAAGCAACGCTGTTTATGAGCGCTGGCATTATCGACCACGAAACCGGCACACGGGATATCAGGCGCCTAGGTGGGTTATGGTCCCTTATGCCTATCACCGGAACATTAACGCTCATGGCCGGCGCGGCAATGGCGGGTTTCCCTCCGTTTAATGGCTTTCTAACGAAAGAGATGCTGCTGACCAAGGCCTTAGCCACCGATCTATTTGGTGGCCTAGGCAGCGTGATTCCATTACTGGTGCTGGTAGGCGCCACCCTGTCAGTGGCTTACTCACTGCGCTTGGTATATTGCGTATTTTTTGCTCCTAGCGATAATCCGCCGGAGGAATCACACACTCCCCACGACCCGCCTAAAGGCATGTACCTACCGGGTTTAATGCTTGCCTGCTTGTGCCTGCTCGTAGGCCTGTTCCCCATGACGCTAGCCGCTCCCCTCATTCGCACGGCAAGCATCGCAGTACAAGGGGATAACACACCGCTTTTCGTTTTTGCACTGTGGCACGGGATTAACCTACCGCTCTTAATGAGCTTGTTCGCAATCCTCGGCGGTATCATTTTATTGTGGCGGCATAAAAACATTAGCAGCTTAGCCTCTTTGCTACCTACACCTAGCGCCCCGGCTCTGTTTGAAAAAGCTGTCACCCGCCTTATTAAAGCCTCGCTTTGGATAACGCTACGTTTAGAAAACGGCTCCCTACAGCGTTATCAAGCGCTGCTTCTATTATCGGCTCTTGGCATGACTGCTCTCGGCCTTAGTCAATTGGATACATTGTCTGGAAACATAGACATGCAGCCAATTGACGGGCTTACCCTACTAGGTGCCAGCGTGATGATGATTGGCGCCATTGGCAGCGCGCTTGCACACCGCTGGCGACTAGTATCACTGTTAATGCTTTCCATGGTGGGGCTTACTGTCTCGCTTACGTTTATCCGCTTTTCAGCACCCGACCTCGCAATGACGCAGCTATCCGTTGAAGTGGCGTCAATGATACTGCTAATACTGGCCCTGTTTTTCCTCCCTCAGCGGCCCCCTCGCTGGGTCTCCTCGCAGCGAATCGTACGGGATGTTTTACTGGCAGGTTCATTAGGGTTAGTTATTGCTGGATTGAACTACGCCCTTCTAACCCGGGAAGTGCTGAGCATTTCTGATTACTTCCTCACCAACAGTGTGCCTGGCGGCGGCGGCACCAACGTCGTCAACGTAATTTTGGTTGATTTCCGCGGGTTCGATACGTTAGGGGAAATTACCGTACTCACTCTTGCCGGGCTAGCGACCTATAAACTGCTTAACCGGCTGCGGCTGTTTAAGCCCTCCGGTAACCTTGAAGGGATTCGCTGGTCGCGCCACCGCTACCCGATGATTCTTGAAGTAGTCGCTCAAATCATTTTGCCGCTGGCACTGCTTGTCTCGGTCTATATTTTCTTACGTGGGCACAACCAACCTGGCGGCGGCTTTATTGCGGGGTTGATTACCGCTATTGCACTACTATTGCAGTACATTGCACGGGGCTACGAATGGACCAGCCGCCGCTTGCCGCTATCGTATCCAGTTATTTCAGTCATTGGTCTTGTCATAGCCGTACTCACCGGCTTGGGAAGCTGGCTGTTCGGGTATCCCTTCTTAACCTCCTCGTTCGGCTACTTTAATATTCCGCTTGTTGGCAAAACAGAGCTAGCAACGGCGCTACTGTTCGACTTGGGGGTCTATCTTGCGGTAGTGGGCGCCACACTGATGATTTTGGTGAACCTGGGCAGCGTTACCACAGCGCATCGCCCTACGCTCAAAACTACGGAACAAACGGCATCAAAAGAGGGCAATAAGTAA
- a CDS encoding Na+/H+ antiporter subunit C: protein MELLFSLVTGVLSASGIYLLLRGRTFSIIVGLALLSYAVNLFLFSTGGLHTHSAAVIGASAAPADPLPQALVLTAIVIGFAMSAFMVILAIRARAELGNDHVDGKQGEEGSTR, encoded by the coding sequence ATGGAGCTGCTTTTTTCGTTGGTAACCGGAGTATTAAGCGCTAGCGGTATTTATTTACTGCTTCGAGGCCGCACCTTCTCAATTATCGTAGGACTTGCGTTGCTCTCCTATGCGGTCAACCTGTTTTTATTTTCAACCGGTGGCCTGCATACCCATTCAGCGGCGGTGATAGGTGCCTCAGCCGCACCTGCCGACCCTCTCCCTCAGGCACTGGTGTTAACGGCCATCGTAATTGGTTTTGCCATGTCTGCGTTCATGGTCATTCTTGCGATACGAGCGCGCGCCGAGCTAGGTAATGACCACGTGGATGGTAAGCAAGGTGAAGAAGGAAGCACCCGCTAA